From Variimorphobacter saccharofermentans, one genomic window encodes:
- a CDS encoding bifunctional diguanylate cyclase/phosphodiesterase, translating to MKIRCFVAVILGVILIGAAVLLTVGTKQNNSGLLQEYAKKQLENETEKLAMKLTMFISGNMDNIVVLSDKIAQIEKENWDQKELGEFLQKASTQMQYSDMNLCGTDGKGIDLTGREQKVDFCSYYKSALMGDTTVAISSFYEGSTSDLMIYTTPIRDNGEIVGVLRASMELEVLQSMMSTITFRGKEDIYLLKRNGAIITEISEENNTDFFSLIKMEDDSFSQLQQVIKQGKSILTEASIDGEVCYLSFNGIKNIKEGGVMLTIPRDQLLSLFEFDEKVNLNNWQLILLLTVIISTIALATIALMESIGRLRVQDLAYYDDVTESINYNGFRKEALAQLHKPVEDEYAIVEISIDRFDYIKAFFGTQEGKRIFKFISKVLKENMKEGELFCRFNTDYFLLFLSYHSKEELANRLSFLDIKMSRFDEKDKENDKYELKLHYGIYCIEEDVDDIDVMVSRAYLALLQVKNDRKQPYEFYSNAMQSRILDEKEIEEHMYTALEEKEFLVYLQPKYDLNTGLQVGAEALVRWMHPDKGLMYPGRFIGVFEKNGFIVKLDMYILDVLCHRLKIWMSKGYRPMPLSINISRLNLFDENFVDNIESTLERYGIPANLIEIEIAEEVVTDNIDLLSSLIIRLKEYGFLISMDDFGTGTTSMSTLYNVPVDELKLDRKFLLGAEKTDRGKNVIKSIIELAKRLDIKVVSEGVENKSQAQMLKELGCDMIQGYVFSDPLPIREYEDYAYGPNARENKIW from the coding sequence ATGAAAATAAGATGTTTTGTTGCTGTCATATTAGGTGTAATATTGATAGGAGCAGCAGTCCTCCTGACGGTGGGTACAAAACAAAACAATAGCGGTCTACTTCAGGAATATGCTAAGAAGCAGCTTGAGAATGAAACAGAAAAGCTTGCTATGAAGCTTACCATGTTCATATCCGGTAATATGGATAATATTGTAGTATTATCTGATAAAATTGCTCAGATAGAAAAAGAAAACTGGGATCAGAAGGAACTCGGAGAGTTCTTGCAGAAGGCTTCAACCCAGATGCAATATTCTGATATGAATCTCTGTGGAACGGATGGGAAAGGTATTGATCTGACAGGAAGGGAACAGAAGGTTGACTTCTGTTCCTACTACAAAAGTGCTCTTATGGGTGATACTACGGTAGCAATTTCGAGCTTTTATGAAGGAAGCACTTCAGACTTAATGATTTATACGACACCCATTCGTGATAACGGAGAAATCGTAGGTGTATTACGGGCTTCAATGGAGTTGGAGGTCCTTCAGAGTATGATGTCAACGATAACCTTCCGCGGTAAGGAGGATATTTATCTGCTGAAACGGAATGGTGCTATTATTACTGAGATTTCGGAAGAGAATAATACGGACTTCTTCTCCCTTATCAAAATGGAGGATGATTCATTCTCTCAGCTGCAACAAGTGATAAAGCAAGGAAAATCCATTCTTACAGAGGCATCAATAGATGGAGAAGTATGTTATTTAAGCTTTAATGGAATTAAAAACATTAAAGAAGGGGGAGTCATGCTAACCATTCCCCGTGACCAATTACTTTCCTTGTTTGAATTTGATGAAAAGGTAAACCTGAACAATTGGCAGCTAATCCTTCTATTAACGGTAATCATTTCGACGATCGCCCTTGCTACAATAGCATTAATGGAAAGCATCGGGAGATTACGTGTTCAGGATCTTGCTTACTATGACGATGTTACAGAGAGCATCAATTACAATGGCTTTCGAAAGGAAGCTCTTGCACAGTTACATAAACCAGTGGAAGATGAATATGCCATCGTCGAAATCTCGATTGACCGTTTTGACTACATAAAAGCTTTCTTTGGTACTCAGGAAGGCAAGCGGATCTTTAAATTTATATCTAAGGTGCTTAAGGAAAACATGAAAGAAGGAGAATTATTCTGTAGATTCAATACAGACTACTTTTTACTCTTTTTAAGCTACCATAGTAAAGAGGAGCTTGCTAATCGTCTTAGCTTTTTGGACATAAAGATGAGTCGTTTTGACGAAAAGGATAAGGAAAATGATAAGTACGAATTAAAGCTTCATTATGGAATCTATTGCATTGAGGAAGACGTTGATGATATTGATGTTATGGTAAGTAGGGCATACCTGGCTTTATTGCAGGTGAAAAATGACCGAAAACAACCATATGAGTTCTATAGTAACGCAATGCAAAGTAGAATCCTGGACGAGAAAGAAATCGAAGAGCATATGTATACGGCATTAGAGGAAAAGGAGTTCTTGGTTTATCTTCAGCCGAAATATGATCTGAATACCGGGTTGCAAGTAGGTGCAGAAGCATTGGTTAGATGGATGCATCCAGACAAAGGACTTATGTATCCTGGTCGTTTTATCGGTGTATTTGAAAAAAACGGATTTATCGTAAAGCTAGATATGTATATATTAGATGTTCTTTGCCATAGACTGAAAATATGGATGAGTAAAGGATATCGACCCATGCCTCTGTCAATCAATATATCAAGACTTAATTTGTTTGATGAAAATTTTGTTGATAATATTGAAAGTACATTGGAGCGATATGGCATCCCTGCTAATCTCATAGAAATAGAAATAGCGGAAGAAGTAGTTACAGATAATATTGATCTGCTTTCCTCGCTTATTATTCGTCTGAAAGAATACGGATTTCTTATTTCCATGGATGATTTTGGTACAGGAACAACCTCTATGAGTACATTATATAATGTTCCGGTGGATGAGTTAAAGCTGGATCGAAAATTCTTACTAGGTGCAGAAAAAACAGATCGTGGTAAGAATGTGATTAAAAGTATTATCGAGCTGGCGAAGCGCCTGGATATTAAAGTGGTATCAGAAGGTGTTGAAAACAAAAGTCAGGCACAGATGCTGAAGGAACTCGGCTGTGATATGATCCAGGGTTATGTATTTTCAGATCCCTTACCTATCAGGGAGTATGAAGACTATGCTTATGGACCAAATGCACGTGAGAACAAGATATGGTAA
- a CDS encoding ABC transporter ATP-binding protein, whose product MGELLKIDHISYTYHSLEGETPALFDVSFHVNDGEFVAIVGPSGCGKSTLLSLIAGLISPSSGFIYINGKDIKSSGKNIGYMLQKDHLLDWRNTLKNVTLGLEIQHKLSENSYVQINDLMNTYGLITFQNSKPSELSGGMRQRAALIRTLLLEPDILLLDEPFSALDYQTRLEVADDIWGIIRKEKKTAILITHDISEAISMADRVIVLSSRPGTVKKIFDIKLSLDNRTPFATRSAPEFKEYFNLIWKELNHHEQET is encoded by the coding sequence ATGGGTGAATTACTAAAAATCGATCACATCAGCTATACCTATCATAGCCTTGAAGGGGAAACACCGGCTCTTTTCGATGTTTCTTTTCATGTCAACGATGGTGAATTTGTTGCTATTGTAGGACCAAGTGGTTGCGGCAAATCCACCTTGCTTTCATTGATTGCCGGTTTAATCTCTCCCAGCAGTGGTTTCATATATATTAATGGAAAGGACATAAAATCCTCCGGTAAAAACATTGGCTATATGCTCCAGAAGGACCATCTACTAGATTGGCGCAACACGCTGAAAAATGTTACACTCGGACTGGAAATACAGCATAAGCTTTCAGAAAACAGCTATGTTCAAATTAATGATTTGATGAACACTTATGGGCTTATTACGTTCCAAAATTCAAAGCCATCGGAATTATCCGGTGGGATGCGGCAAAGAGCAGCCCTGATTCGTACCTTACTACTGGAACCAGATATTTTACTATTAGATGAGCCATTTTCCGCCCTGGATTATCAAACCCGCCTTGAAGTAGCGGACGATATCTGGGGTATTATTCGTAAAGAGAAGAAAACCGCTATTCTTATCACACATGATATCTCCGAAGCAATTAGTATGGCTGATCGGGTTATCGTACTATCTTCCCGACCTGGCACCGTAAAGAAAATCTTTGATATAAAGCTTTCCCTCGATAACCGCACACCTTTTGCTACAAGAAGTGCACCCGAGTTCAAAGAGTATTTTAACTTAATCTGGAAGGAGCTTAATCACCATGAGCAGGAAACGTAA
- a CDS encoding response regulator transcription factor produces the protein MNVLLIDDDILVCSSLKIILSSDPDITVIGTGNNGKDGIELYRKLKPDVMLMDIRMEPMSGLEAGESILKEFPQAKILYLTTFLDDEYIIKALHIGAKGYMLKQNYESIIPSIKAVHMGQNVFDNEIVTKLPMLIGKATDHKSYSRYGITEKEYEIITKISDGLSNKEISELLFLSEGTIRNNISTILEKLNLRDRTQIAIFYYKNIR, from the coding sequence ATGAATGTCTTATTAATCGATGATGATATACTGGTATGCTCCTCCCTTAAAATCATTCTGTCATCTGATCCGGATATCACAGTGATTGGTACCGGGAATAACGGCAAGGATGGAATCGAGCTATATCGCAAGCTAAAGCCTGATGTCATGCTTATGGATATTCGTATGGAGCCCATGAGCGGACTTGAAGCCGGCGAAAGCATATTAAAGGAGTTTCCACAGGCGAAAATTCTTTATTTGACTACATTTCTCGATGATGAATACATCATAAAAGCATTACACATTGGAGCCAAGGGCTATATGTTAAAGCAGAATTATGAAAGCATCATACCCTCTATAAAGGCTGTCCACATGGGACAGAACGTGTTTGACAACGAAATCGTTACAAAGCTGCCTATGCTTATTGGGAAAGCCACAGATCATAAAAGCTACAGTCGTTATGGTATTACAGAAAAGGAATATGAAATCATTACAAAGATATCGGACGGCTTGTCCAATAAAGAAATCTCAGAGCTCCTATTCCTTAGCGAGGGAACCATACGTAATAATATCAGTACGATTCTTGAAAAGCTGAATCTACGCGACCGCACACAAATCGCTATCTTTTATTATAAGAACATACGGTAG
- a CDS encoding DegV family protein, with product MKDFVITADSNSDLPEDYIKENKIGIIPHYYDLEGTTYGDEVNLTPKEFYDKMRNGIMPTTMASNPEVIRKTFQNYVDQGLDILHISFSSALSGGCSNVTAGALEICEENPGAKIIVIDTLNASLGEGMSIMKAVRMKEEGKSLEEIATWLEEHKQEFCVRFTVDDLGHLHRGGRISKSTAIIGTMINIKPILYINNDGQLVSLTSVRGRKKSLSTLCNNMLESMGKYKDEEDIICIAHGDALEDALYLEALVKEKLPHKKTIINYVSPSIGAHSGPGAIGLCFMGEKR from the coding sequence ATGAAAGATTTTGTGATAACTGCTGATTCAAACTCCGACTTACCTGAGGATTACATTAAAGAGAATAAAATAGGAATTATTCCTCATTATTATGATTTGGAGGGAACGACTTATGGTGATGAGGTTAATCTAACTCCAAAAGAATTCTATGATAAAATGAGAAATGGCATTATGCCTACCACAATGGCAAGTAATCCGGAAGTAATCCGAAAAACCTTTCAGAACTATGTGGATCAGGGTTTGGATATATTACACATCAGCTTTTCATCCGCATTAAGCGGTGGTTGCAGCAATGTTACAGCTGGGGCTTTGGAGATATGCGAAGAAAATCCCGGTGCTAAAATTATTGTTATCGATACGTTGAATGCCTCCCTTGGAGAAGGCATGTCTATTATGAAGGCAGTTCGTATGAAGGAAGAAGGAAAATCCTTAGAAGAAATAGCTACCTGGTTGGAAGAACATAAGCAGGAATTCTGTGTACGTTTTACCGTTGATGACTTAGGTCACCTGCATCGTGGTGGTAGAATATCCAAATCAACTGCAATTATTGGTACTATGATAAATATTAAACCGATTCTATACATAAATAACGATGGTCAGCTAGTGTCTCTCACCTCTGTCAGAGGAAGAAAAAAATCTCTGTCAACCTTATGTAACAACATGTTAGAAAGTATGGGAAAATATAAGGATGAAGAAGACATAATCTGTATTGCCCACGGAGATGCCCTTGAGGATGCTTTATATCTGGAAGCTCTCGTTAAAGAAAAGCTTCCTCATAAGAAAACGATAATCAACTACGTCAGTCCCAGCATTGGAGCACACTCCGGTCCCGGTGCCATCGGATTGTGTTTTATGGGAGAAAAAAGATAG
- a CDS encoding ATP synthase beta subunit C-terminal domain-containing protein — translation MSVGKIISISNMRVEILLKHNKLKIRDIVRTVGTEEEHRFEIARIDGSVAMAIPFESVIGLKKGMDVELVEGGICIQYSDEILGKVFDSYGNLIDHKSIDEVVTRNIYQRNMKLSEIDIDGEILWTGIKVLDFFAPMQKGFKMGLLGGAGVGKTVFIKELINNVYKGLHSNSVFVGIGERSREGKELYDEMLEADLLDKMSITFGQMGENSMNRSRAIYSGLTLAEYLRDEKQQDVLMFIDNIYRFVQANAELSAEMEQLPIDNGYSSTLLSDIAAVEERINSTQEGSITSFQTVFIPADDMNDAAVHAITSHFDGQVVLDRKVAEKGIYPAVNVFRTTSKLISIDKVGERHYHLVQEVIRYMSRYQKLEEIVAVLGIEELSEEDFNIFYRSRKLRNYFTQPMFVAEQFTNIPGKFVKIEDVLDDVEAILSGKYDTTDENRFSYIGNLHDYKMKK, via the coding sequence ATGAGTGTGGGGAAGATTATTTCTATTTCCAACATGAGAGTTGAAATACTATTGAAGCATAACAAGCTTAAGATTCGTGACATAGTACGTACTGTTGGAACGGAAGAGGAGCATCGTTTTGAAATAGCTCGTATTGATGGAAGTGTAGCTATGGCGATTCCTTTTGAGAGTGTCATCGGTCTGAAAAAGGGAATGGATGTTGAACTGGTTGAGGGCGGAATATGTATACAGTATTCCGATGAAATTTTAGGAAAGGTATTTGATTCCTATGGAAATCTGATAGATCATAAAAGCATTGACGAGGTAGTAACCAGGAATATTTACCAGAGAAATATGAAACTGAGTGAAATTGATATTGATGGTGAAATTCTATGGACAGGGATCAAGGTACTGGACTTTTTCGCTCCCATGCAGAAAGGCTTTAAAATGGGTCTACTGGGAGGAGCAGGTGTCGGTAAGACGGTATTTATCAAAGAGTTGATTAATAACGTCTATAAAGGTCTTCATTCGAACTCGGTATTTGTAGGAATTGGGGAGCGTTCCAGAGAAGGTAAGGAGCTGTATGATGAGATGTTGGAAGCAGATCTGCTTGACAAGATGTCAATTACCTTTGGGCAGATGGGTGAGAACTCCATGAATCGTTCCAGAGCGATTTACAGCGGATTAACACTGGCAGAATACTTGCGTGACGAGAAGCAACAGGATGTACTGATGTTCATTGATAATATATACCGTTTCGTCCAAGCCAATGCAGAATTATCGGCTGAAATGGAACAGTTGCCTATCGATAATGGTTACTCCTCAACTCTCTTATCAGATATTGCTGCAGTGGAAGAACGAATCAATTCAACACAAGAGGGCTCCATAACCTCTTTTCAGACTGTTTTCATTCCTGCCGATGATATGAATGATGCCGCAGTTCATGCAATCACATCTCATTTTGATGGACAAGTCGTACTTGATAGAAAGGTTGCTGAAAAAGGAATATATCCTGCAGTTAATGTGTTTAGGACAACAAGTAAGCTTATTTCGATAGATAAGGTTGGAGAAAGACATTATCACTTAGTACAGGAAGTAATTCGATATATGTCACGCTACCAGAAGCTGGAGGAAATTGTTGCAGTTCTGGGTATCGAGGAGCTGTCAGAAGAGGATTTCAATATCTTTTATCGTTCCAGAAAGCTGCGTAATTACTTCACACAACCTATGTTTGTAGCGGAACAGTTTACTAATATTCCAGGTAAATTTGTTAAGATCGAGGATGTGCTGGATGATGTCGAGGCTATATTAAGTGGAAAATATGATACAACGGATGAAAATAGATTTTCCTATATTGGAAATCTACATGACTATAAAATGAAGAAGTAA
- a CDS encoding F0F1 ATP synthase subunit alpha (produces ATP from ADP in the presence of a proton gradient across the membrane; the alpha chain is a catalytic subunit) — translation MSKHIDELIETKVAAIKEKKNIFEVGRVSKVQNYILEVDGLENIGFFEKVTIEDKAEGYVSAINQRNVVVAVTKKTSDINIGDAVKATGKEFRGLYSPYSIGHIVDMFAEDKLTSKRFDDTIEIPISTKPIPIMDRGSVNRPLLTGITGIDMIYPVGCGQRQLIIGDKKTGKTQIVLDTIVNQKDKDILCIYIAIGKTKKEVKEVYAELLRRGAMEYTIILAAFNDECPPVLTNTPAVGLAIAEHYMLQQNIDVLVAIDDLKRHADVYREISLLTGKVPGRDAYPSDMFYTHASLLEKGCQHKNGGSITILPIIETKGGDITDYISSNVISITDGQIVLSTKNFEDGQKPAIDYGLSVSRLGGAVQTKEIKKIGAVVRRELLSYLETCDVYELANMDEMSPELRNKMLIGKEIRNRLIQYKFSPWSIDKMSVMFNDLVELD, via the coding sequence ATGAGTAAGCATATTGATGAATTAATTGAAACGAAAGTAGCAGCAATAAAAGAAAAGAAGAATATATTTGAGGTCGGTCGTGTCTCCAAAGTACAGAATTATATACTTGAGGTGGATGGCCTTGAGAATATCGGTTTTTTTGAAAAGGTTACAATTGAGGACAAAGCAGAGGGCTACGTCAGCGCAATTAATCAAAGAAATGTGGTTGTTGCTGTTACGAAGAAAACCTCTGACATCAATATTGGAGATGCGGTAAAAGCAACAGGCAAAGAGTTCAGGGGACTGTATTCTCCGTATTCAATAGGACATATAGTGGATATGTTTGCAGAGGATAAACTTACCTCTAAGCGATTTGATGATACCATCGAGATACCGATTTCCACAAAACCAATCCCCATCATGGACCGAGGCTCAGTAAATCGACCATTACTGACTGGTATTACAGGAATAGATATGATATATCCGGTTGGTTGTGGTCAAAGACAGTTAATCATCGGAGATAAAAAGACTGGAAAAACGCAAATTGTATTAGATACTATAGTGAATCAGAAGGACAAGGATATATTATGCATCTATATTGCAATTGGAAAGACTAAGAAAGAAGTAAAAGAGGTATATGCGGAGCTGTTACGACGTGGAGCTATGGAATATACAATTATTCTGGCAGCCTTTAATGATGAATGCCCGCCAGTATTAACGAATACTCCTGCTGTTGGACTGGCAATTGCGGAGCATTACATGCTACAGCAGAATATAGACGTTTTGGTTGCAATTGATGATCTGAAACGCCATGCAGATGTATATCGTGAGATCAGTCTTTTGACGGGTAAGGTTCCGGGAAGAGATGCTTATCCTTCGGATATGTTCTATACACATGCAAGCCTGCTAGAGAAGGGCTGTCAACATAAAAATGGAGGTTCCATAACGATTCTTCCGATCATTGAAACAAAAGGTGGAGATATTACGGATTACATATCGAGTAATGTGATTTCCATTACAGATGGTCAGATTGTGCTTTCTACGAAGAATTTTGAGGATGGACAAAAGCCTGCCATTGATTATGGACTTTCCGTGTCACGTTTGGGTGGTGCTGTGCAGACAAAGGAGATCAAGAAAATAGGTGCAGTAGTAAGACGTGAACTATTATCCTATCTCGAAACCTGTGATGTATATGAGTTGGCTAATATGGATGAGATGAGTCCTGAGCTGCGTAATAAGATGCTTATAGGTAAGGAAATCAGAAACCGCTTAATTCAATACAAATTCAGCCCGTGGTCAATCGATAAGATGAGCGTTATGTTTAATGACCTGGTTGAGTTAGATTAG
- a CDS encoding F0F1 ATP synthase subunit C, with the protein MESILSSTMSAIGMMLGLAFLGIGIGLGILGSKVAEAVGRNPETKNDIVRSVMVIAIVITVLLLLLFSFVFLLLYFNPFVIN; encoded by the coding sequence ATGGAATCAATTTTATCGTCAACAATGTCTGCAATTGGAATGATGTTAGGATTAGCATTTCTCGGAATTGGAATAGGGCTAGGGATTTTAGGATCAAAGGTGGCCGAAGCAGTGGGACGTAATCCGGAAACAAAGAATGATATCGTACGCTCCGTTATGGTGATAGCGATTGTCATAACAGTTTTGCTTTTGTTATTGTTTTCCTTTGTTTTCTTGCTTCTGTATTTTAATCCGTTTGTAATTAACTAA
- a CDS encoding F0F1 ATP synthase subunit gamma, translated as MNTKIIVKVMNFHALIRVDNARKKAEKYLQLEKEASNIIDMIVNNRNFILDKKLWEVDPAKPVLNIYFGSDYGFCGGINFQVNQLLDKDKDSDKIIIGKKIHGTGDGIVLKLAREEFITRYEEIEAILENSIRKREHSEINLIYNHFNNTSSIEIKKKKIFPFPITSERKDKYKEDYYVEGNANTILINLVTSYLNYEIKIAEVNSYASENIMRQNATSESLKKIEEREEQLLTLQRKIKTQKEFDKVIDSYTKRKGLKGDRK; from the coding sequence ATGAATACTAAAATCATAGTTAAGGTTATGAATTTCCATGCTCTAATCCGCGTTGATAATGCCCGAAAAAAAGCAGAGAAATATTTACAATTGGAGAAAGAGGCTTCTAATATCATTGATATGATAGTGAATAACCGTAATTTTATTCTTGATAAGAAGCTCTGGGAAGTGGATCCGGCAAAACCGGTATTGAATATCTATTTTGGCAGTGATTATGGCTTTTGCGGAGGTATTAATTTTCAGGTAAATCAGCTTTTGGATAAAGATAAGGATTCCGATAAGATCATCATTGGTAAAAAGATTCATGGAACTGGTGATGGTATTGTATTGAAATTAGCGAGAGAAGAATTCATCACACGATATGAAGAGATTGAAGCAATTCTGGAGAATAGTATCCGAAAAAGGGAGCATTCAGAAATCAATCTGATTTACAATCATTTTAACAATACGAGTAGTATAGAGATTAAAAAGAAAAAAATATTTCCTTTTCCTATCACTTCTGAGCGTAAAGATAAGTACAAGGAAGATTATTATGTTGAAGGAAATGCAAATACAATTCTGATTAACCTGGTTACATCCTATCTGAACTATGAGATTAAAATAGCGGAAGTGAACAGCTATGCCTCAGAGAATATTATGAGGCAGAATGCGACTTCTGAATCCCTTAAGAAGATTGAGGAGAGGGAGGAGCAGCTGTTAACATTACAACGGAAAATAAAGACTCAGAAGGAATTTGATAAGGTGATTGATAGCTATACAAAAAGGAAAGGGTTAAAGGGTGATAGAAAATGA
- a CDS encoding ABC transporter permease: MSRKRNKVISESLSISAAQQAYVRKYVSRLRWIRFYQIIILISFIAIWEITAQLGILNSFVFSSPSRIITTIIDMTASGQLLYHIGVTLMETLISFALVNIIGLIIAVILWWNDNISKVLEPYLIVLNSLPKSALAPVFIVWLGNNIKTIIVAAVSVALFGSIITLYSNFKAVEEDKIKLIYTLGGKKRDVLLKVILPSNIPSIISLMKVNIGLSLVGVIIGEFLAAKAGLGYLIIYGSQVFKLDWVVMSIVILCIVATGLYKILTYFEKKYH; this comes from the coding sequence ATGAGCAGGAAACGTAACAAGGTTATCAGTGAAAGCTTAAGCATTTCCGCTGCTCAACAAGCTTATGTCAGAAAGTATGTATCAAGGCTCCGGTGGATTCGGTTTTATCAAATTATTATTTTGATTAGTTTTATTGCAATCTGGGAAATAACGGCGCAGCTTGGCATTCTGAATTCCTTTGTTTTTTCCAGCCCTTCCAGGATTATTACAACAATAATAGATATGACGGCCAGTGGACAGCTTCTCTATCATATCGGTGTAACTCTTATGGAAACACTCATCAGTTTTGCATTGGTAAATATAATCGGTCTAATCATTGCAGTTATCCTATGGTGGAATGATAATATATCAAAGGTACTGGAACCTTATCTGATTGTATTAAATAGCCTTCCAAAATCAGCATTGGCTCCGGTATTTATTGTATGGCTAGGCAATAACATAAAAACCATCATCGTTGCTGCTGTATCCGTGGCCTTATTCGGATCCATCATCACCTTATATTCTAACTTTAAAGCGGTGGAAGAGGACAAAATTAAACTTATATACACTCTCGGAGGCAAGAAACGCGACGTTCTGCTTAAAGTAATTCTTCCCTCCAATATACCATCCATAATCAGTCTGATGAAGGTTAACATCGGTCTATCCCTAGTGGGTGTTATCATAGGGGAATTCTTAGCAGCAAAAGCCGGATTGGGTTATCTCATAATCTATGGAAGTCAGGTATTTAAGCTTGACTGGGTTGTTATGAGTATTGTTATCCTTTGCATAGTTGCTACCGGTCTATATAAGATTCTAACTTACTTCGAAAAGAAATACCATTGA
- a CDS encoding sensor histidine kinase, whose product MYEIIDKLLLFLCSIVFYLLNFNNIYAIIPVIIVVVVSSLITYFDNDWIRLAGLLIVTLLCLAFPTFIVFLPILIYDVVRSKYQIAIIIVPLIMIVLYSYYSLVEYLIMFILILFAILLKHRTDRLNTLRTEYNDLRDNTTHMSLLLQEQNRNLLQNQDYEINLATLNERNRISRELHDSIGHMLSRALLQVGALLTVTQDEATKEGLTVLKESLSEGMNQIRSTIHQMYDESIDLFSQIDTLVKNFTFCPINYEYDISNSPELQLRQSIIAIIKEALANIIQHSDATKVSILLREHPAMYQLIIRDNGTITEEKRAILSNAFEKQEFGEGLGLQNISNRVKSFDGFINFSTENGFQLFISFPRKNENN is encoded by the coding sequence ATGTACGAAATCATTGATAAATTATTGTTATTCCTATGCAGTATTGTCTTTTATCTTCTTAATTTTAATAATATTTATGCGATTATTCCGGTTATTATTGTAGTTGTAGTAAGTAGTCTTATCACCTATTTTGACAACGATTGGATCCGATTAGCCGGTCTTCTCATAGTTACTTTACTCTGCCTTGCATTCCCAACCTTTATCGTCTTTCTCCCCATTCTGATATATGATGTGGTACGATCAAAATATCAAATAGCCATAATTATCGTTCCCCTCATAATGATTGTGTTATACTCCTATTATTCATTAGTGGAATATTTAATCATGTTCATCCTAATTCTCTTCGCGATCCTGCTTAAACATAGAACAGATCGCTTGAATACCCTACGGACAGAATATAACGACTTAAGAGACAATACAACTCATATGTCCTTACTTCTACAAGAGCAAAATAGGAACCTGTTACAAAATCAGGACTATGAAATTAATCTTGCTACTTTAAATGAACGAAATCGTATTTCACGAGAATTGCATGATAGTATTGGTCATATGTTGTCCAGAGCTTTGTTACAGGTTGGCGCTTTGTTAACCGTCACACAGGATGAAGCAACTAAAGAAGGTCTCACAGTATTAAAAGAATCCTTATCAGAGGGTATGAATCAGATTAGAAGTACCATCCATCAAATGTACGATGAATCCATCGATTTATTCTCTCAGATTGATACCCTGGTAAAGAACTTCACCTTCTGTCCCATTAATTATGAATATGATATCAGCAATTCACCAGAACTACAGCTGAGGCAATCCATAATTGCCATAATCAAAGAGGCTCTGGCCAATATTATTCAGCATTCCGATGCAACCAAGGTATCCATACTTCTACGGGAGCATCCTGCCATGTATCAATTGATTATCCGAGATAACGGTACAATCACAGAAGAAAAGAGAGCTATTCTATCCAATGCCTTTGAAAAACAGGAGTTCGGAGAAGGCTTGGGATTGCAAAATATTAGTAATCGTGTGAAAAGCTTTGATGGCTTCATTAATTTCTCCACAGAGAACGGTTTTCAATTATTTATTTCATTCCCTCGTAAAAATGAGAATAATTAA